From Sphingobium sp. RAC03, a single genomic window includes:
- the arsC gene encoding arsenate reductase (glutaredoxin) (This arsenate reductase requires both glutathione and glutaredoxin to convert arsenate to arsenite, after which the efflux transporter formed by ArsA and ArsB can extrude the arsenite from the cell, providing resistance.), whose protein sequence is MTHDIIIYHNPACGTSRNTLAMIRNADIEPHVIEYLKTSPSRALLESLIARAGMTPRALLREKGTPFAELGLDDDSLSDAALIDAMMAHPILINRPLVVSPLGVKLCRPSEAVLDILPAAQQGAFAKEDGEQVVDAAGHRVAASVGSA, encoded by the coding sequence ATGACCCACGACATCATCATCTATCACAATCCCGCATGCGGGACGTCGCGCAACACGCTGGCGATGATCCGCAATGCCGACATCGAACCGCATGTCATCGAATATCTGAAAACCTCGCCCTCGCGCGCGCTGCTCGAAAGCCTGATCGCCCGCGCGGGGATGACGCCGCGCGCCCTGCTGCGCGAAAAGGGCACGCCCTTTGCCGAACTGGGGCTGGACGATGACAGCCTGTCCGACGCGGCACTGATCGACGCGATGATGGCGCATCCCATCCTCATCAACCGCCCGCTGGTGGTCTCGCCGCTGGGCGTCAAACTCTGCCGCCCCTCCGAAGCCGTGCTGGATATTCTCCCGGCGGCGCAGCAAGGCGCGTTCGCCAAGGAAGATGGCGAGCAGGTGGTGGATGCGGCAGGACATCGCGTAGCGGCCTCGGTCGGGAGCGCCTGA
- a CDS encoding universal stress protein translates to MTKILACIDASAYAASVCDLAAWASKRLDLPVELLHVVQRRDAVAQRHDLSGAIGLGAKSELLEELTQLEEADSRLQIERGRVLLATMADRLRADGATAIAPLHRHGGIVETIIEREADARVVVIGKRGASHEFATDHIGSKIERVVRASAKPVLIASRALQAPQSVVLAYDGSKPADRALERVANSPLFAGLPIQVVTVGPDDDKHRTLLDKARTALSASPSVTATILPGKPEDAIAERMAATPHALLVMGAYGHSPLRTLIVGSTTTTLIRTVHAPVLLVR, encoded by the coding sequence ATGACCAAGATACTCGCCTGTATCGACGCCTCGGCCTATGCGGCCAGCGTCTGCGACCTCGCCGCCTGGGCGTCCAAGCGCCTCGATCTGCCGGTCGAACTGCTCCATGTCGTCCAGCGCCGCGATGCCGTGGCGCAGCGCCATGACCTGAGCGGCGCGATCGGCCTGGGGGCCAAGAGCGAACTGCTGGAGGAATTGACGCAGTTGGAGGAAGCCGACTCCCGGCTTCAGATCGAACGCGGCCGCGTGCTGCTCGCCACTATGGCCGATCGGTTGCGCGCCGACGGGGCCACCGCCATCGCGCCGCTGCACCGACATGGCGGCATCGTCGAAACGATCATCGAGCGGGAAGCGGATGCCCGCGTCGTCGTCATCGGCAAGCGCGGCGCGAGCCATGAATTTGCGACCGACCATATCGGCTCGAAGATCGAGCGCGTCGTGCGCGCCAGCGCCAAACCGGTTCTGATCGCCTCCCGCGCGTTGCAAGCCCCGCAATCCGTGGTCCTCGCCTATGACGGCAGCAAACCCGCCGACCGCGCGCTGGAACGGGTCGCCAACTCGCCCCTGTTCGCCGGGCTGCCGATCCAGGTCGTGACGGTCGGCCCCGACGACGACAAGCATCGCACCCTACTCGACAAGGCCCGCACTGCTTTATCGGCCAGCCCATCCGTCACCGCGACGATCCTGCCCGGCAAACCGGAGGATGCCATCGCCGAACGGATGGCCGCAACGCCGCACGCGCTGCTGGTCATGGGCGCCTACGGTCATTCGCCGCTCCGCACCCTGATCGTTGGCAGCACCACCACCACCCTCATCCGCACCGTCCACGCGCCCGTTCTGCTGGTGCGATAA
- a CDS encoding arsenate reductase ArsC, with translation MTDKVYNVLFLCTGNSARSILGEALMNKLGAGRFRAWSAGSQPKGAVHPMALSVLSGLGFETEGMRSKSWDEFAAPGAPQFDFIFTVCDNAAGEACPVWIGHPMTAHWGIEDPAAVEGEGQRDAFLTALRYLRNRITLFLELPLDALNDMAKQRKLKEIGQSEGASAQAGADA, from the coding sequence ATGACCGACAAAGTCTATAATGTCCTGTTCCTGTGTACCGGCAATTCGGCCCGCTCGATATTGGGCGAAGCGCTGATGAACAAGCTGGGCGCGGGCCGGTTTCGCGCCTGGAGCGCGGGCAGCCAGCCCAAGGGCGCGGTTCATCCCATGGCGCTGTCCGTCCTGTCGGGTCTGGGGTTTGAGACGGAGGGCATGCGCTCGAAAAGCTGGGACGAGTTCGCCGCGCCCGGCGCGCCGCAGTTCGATTTCATCTTCACCGTCTGCGACAATGCGGCGGGCGAGGCCTGCCCAGTGTGGATCGGTCATCCCATGACCGCCCATTGGGGCATCGAAGACCCGGCCGCCGTCGAGGGGGAGGGGCAACGTGACGCCTTCCTCACCGCGCTGCGCTATCTGCGTAACCGCATCACGCTCTTCCTCGAACTGCCGCTCGACGCCCTCAATGATATGGCCAAGCAGCGCAAGCTCAAGGAAATCGGCCAGAGTGAGGGTGCCAGCGCCCAGGCGGGAGCCGACGCATGA
- the arsB gene encoding ACR3 family arsenite efflux transporter — protein sequence MSTTSASPLGLFERWLSLWVALAIAVGIVAGNVAPGAFAMLAGLEIASVNLIVAVLIWAMIYPMMVGVDFGSIRDIGRKPRGLIITIVINWLIKPFTMAALAVLFFDYLYAGLIPRGDADQYIAGLILLGAAPCTAMVFVWSQMTRGDPAYTLVQVSVNDLVMIVAFAPIVALLLGVTDIVVPWETLLLSTLLYVVIPLAAGALTRHRVIAAHGGDLAAVDAFTARLKPWSIIGLLATVVLLFAFQAETIVGQPLLIALIAVPIILQSYGIFALAYAWAFAWKVPHRIAAPCALIGTSNFFELAVAVAIGLFGLSSGAALATVVGVLVEVPVMLSLVASANRTRSHFAEEAA from the coding sequence ATGAGCACCACTTCCGCCTCACCGCTCGGCCTGTTTGAACGCTGGCTGTCACTCTGGGTCGCGCTCGCGATCGCGGTCGGGATCGTAGCGGGCAATGTCGCGCCCGGTGCCTTTGCGATGTTGGCCGGGCTGGAAATAGCCTCGGTCAACCTGATCGTCGCGGTGCTGATCTGGGCGATGATCTATCCGATGATGGTCGGCGTCGATTTCGGCAGCATCCGCGACATCGGCCGCAAGCCGCGCGGCCTGATCATCACCATCGTCATCAACTGGCTGATCAAGCCCTTCACCATGGCGGCGCTCGCCGTCCTGTTCTTCGATTATCTCTACGCCGGCCTCATTCCGCGCGGCGATGCCGACCAATATATTGCCGGGCTGATCCTGTTAGGCGCAGCGCCCTGCACCGCGATGGTGTTCGTCTGGTCGCAGATGACCCGCGGCGACCCGGCCTATACGCTGGTGCAGGTGTCAGTGAACGACCTGGTGATGATCGTCGCCTTCGCGCCGATCGTCGCGCTGCTGCTCGGCGTTACCGACATCGTCGTGCCATGGGAAACGCTGCTGCTCTCGACCCTGCTCTATGTCGTGATCCCGCTTGCGGCTGGCGCTTTGACCCGGCATCGGGTGATCGCCGCGCATGGCGGCGATCTGGCAGCGGTCGATGCCTTCACCGCCCGGCTCAAACCCTGGTCGATCATTGGCCTGCTGGCGACGGTGGTGCTGCTCTTCGCCTTTCAGGCCGAAACCATCGTCGGCCAGCCGCTGCTGATCGCGCTGATCGCGGTGCCGATCATCCTCCAATCCTATGGCATTTTCGCGCTGGCCTATGCCTGGGCCTTCGCCTGGAAGGTGCCGCATCGGATCGCGGCCCCGTGCGCGCTGATCGGTACGTCCAACTTCTTCGAACTGGCGGTCGCGGTCGCGATCGGGCTGTTCGGCCTGTCGAGCGGCGCGGCGCTGGCGACCGTCGTCGGCGTGCTGGTCGAAGTGCCGGTGATGCTCTCGCTGGTCGCCTCCGCCAACCGCACCCGCTCGCACTTTGCGGAGGAGGCTGCATGA
- the lptB gene encoding LPS export ABC transporter ATP-binding protein — MHDVTTQERPTAPRPPVPHELGDGLSVISIAKSYDNRVVLSDVSLTVGKGEVVGLLGPNGAGKTTCFYSVMGLVRPDRGRVLLDGQDITSLPMYRRAILGLGYLPQETSIFRGLTVAQNISAVLEMAEPDKASRAARLEQLLDEFGLTRLRDSAAMALSGGERRRCEIARALAANPSIVLLDEPFAGIDPLSIADIRDLVKQLKTRGIGVLITDHNVRETLEIVDRACIIYDGQVLFTGSPTELVANADVRRLYLGENFSL, encoded by the coding sequence ATGCACGACGTCACCACCCAGGAACGGCCCACCGCCCCTCGCCCCCCCGTCCCGCACGAGCTGGGCGATGGCCTGTCGGTCATCTCGATCGCCAAAAGCTACGACAATCGCGTGGTGTTGTCGGACGTATCGCTGACCGTCGGCAAGGGCGAAGTCGTCGGCCTGCTTGGCCCCAATGGCGCGGGCAAGACGACCTGCTTCTATTCTGTCATGGGCCTTGTCCGGCCCGATCGCGGCCGCGTGCTGCTGGACGGGCAGGATATTACCAGTCTGCCCATGTATCGCCGCGCCATTTTGGGCCTGGGTTATCTGCCGCAGGAAACCTCGATCTTTCGCGGCCTGACCGTCGCGCAGAATATCAGCGCGGTGCTGGAAATGGCCGAGCCGGACAAGGCGTCGCGCGCCGCGCGGCTGGAGCAATTGCTCGATGAGTTCGGCCTGACCCGGTTGCGCGATTCGGCGGCGATGGCGCTGTCGGGGGGCGAACGCCGCCGGTGCGAGATTGCGCGCGCGCTGGCCGCCAATCCCTCGATCGTGCTGCTGGACGAACCGTTTGCGGGCATTGATCCGCTATCGATCGCCGATATTCGCGACCTGGTGAAGCAGTTGAAGACGCGCGGCATCGGCGTGCTGATCACCGACCATAATGTGCGCGAGACGCTGGAAATCGTCGATCGCGCCTGCATCATCTATGACGGGCAGGTGCTGTTTACCGGCAGCCCGACCGAACTGGTCGCCAATGCCGACGTCCGCCGCCTGTATCTCGGCGAGAATTTCTCGTTGTGA
- a CDS encoding TonB-dependent receptor, with translation MALKPIVMGSASLFALMLAGAAQAQTAPATPQAAPEDDVADIVVTGVRASIVGALNVRRESTQIVDSIVSEDVGKLPDNNVIEALQRVTGVQVTNRTGGEAAGISIRGLPDALTTLNGRNIFTSTGQSFSLQDISANLVNRVDVYKTRSADQIETGLAGQVDVQTRRPFDFDGFAISGLARGIYNEQADTYNPNVALLVSDRWETGIGDIGILVNGSYTRTKFRDQTVTAGALVPFATMTPADGTGLDPFQRIFPAGRDPVTGAFAQVPGQGAWIPGLDRGLSTAAGATMPVNGVETPYYLSRDAAFSSDLYGKRERPSFNVALQWAPNSSSVYTAEVFYAGFRGETFNSLQFSFVDFWADPQAPVLYDGTNIVKSRTANSVFGFNSGDFTKSKTDSFVYALNGKWDLGDRGKIVGDIAYQTSKVQTSFIAMRTTRVADTINVDFNAGGGIPSYHFGDDSLLNDTSIWNVAEFYDNANRDKGSAITGTLDGYYTWDEGFIRQIKGGIRIDQRRASTALRTQDRGGPLVGTTLAGLGEDAAFTNKDFYQGRADVPTSWTLANGYWLNANADTVRGLYGLATSDQLSLQKTFDIDESTIAMYLQADGEISIFGRPLKLQAGARYVTVDTDYNFFDRYNAGAQTSVSSGSDRWLPSFTARYEIFDNLRLRFNYGETLRRPNFGDINPNYNLTGDLTNLGYGSGTAGTADLAPTHSKNFDVAVEWYFDRNSAITATAFRREIQGLVVPLTIQEFIPNNGIEAGATNNFAITRPVNASDGVLKGVELGLTYFPTYLPGPLNGLGFVGSVTILDSKQNIPQSDSAGNIVGQATSSFFGVSDLSYNATLAYDNGPIGARLSYIWRKEFLANNEARLFANPIGVWRNPEKSLDLQLTWNVNDRLGITFDAVNLTKSKQQTYYKFEDVGGPEQFNLGTTLLSRTFALGVRYTFK, from the coding sequence ATGGCCCTCAAGCCGATCGTAATGGGTTCCGCATCGCTCTTCGCGCTGATGCTGGCTGGCGCTGCCCAGGCCCAAACCGCCCCCGCAACGCCGCAGGCAGCGCCCGAAGACGATGTCGCCGACATAGTCGTAACCGGCGTCCGCGCCTCGATCGTCGGCGCGCTCAACGTCCGCCGGGAATCGACCCAGATCGTCGATTCGATCGTGTCGGAAGATGTCGGCAAATTGCCCGACAATAATGTCATCGAAGCGCTCCAGCGCGTGACCGGCGTACAGGTCACCAACCGCACCGGCGGCGAAGCGGCTGGCATTTCGATCCGTGGCCTGCCCGACGCATTGACCACGCTCAATGGCCGCAACATCTTCACCTCGACCGGCCAGTCCTTTTCGCTGCAGGATATTTCGGCCAACCTCGTCAACCGGGTCGATGTCTACAAGACACGCTCGGCAGATCAGATCGAAACCGGTCTGGCTGGCCAGGTCGACGTACAGACGCGCCGCCCGTTCGATTTCGATGGCTTCGCCATTTCGGGCCTGGCGCGCGGCATTTATAACGAGCAGGCCGACACCTATAATCCCAACGTCGCGCTACTGGTCAGCGACCGCTGGGAAACCGGCATCGGCGACATCGGTATCTTGGTGAATGGCAGCTACACCCGCACCAAGTTCCGCGACCAGACCGTCACGGCGGGCGCGCTGGTGCCGTTTGCTACAATGACGCCTGCTGACGGCACGGGTCTGGACCCATTCCAGCGGATATTCCCGGCTGGTCGCGATCCGGTCACCGGCGCATTTGCGCAAGTTCCTGGCCAGGGCGCGTGGATTCCTGGTCTCGACCGCGGTCTTTCGACGGCAGCCGGCGCAACGATGCCTGTCAATGGCGTCGAGACACCCTATTATCTGTCGCGCGACGCCGCGTTCAGTTCCGACCTTTATGGCAAGCGCGAGCGCCCCTCCTTCAACGTTGCCCTGCAATGGGCGCCCAACAGCAGTTCAGTCTATACCGCCGAAGTCTTTTACGCCGGTTTCCGCGGCGAAACCTTCAACAGCCTACAGTTCAGCTTCGTGGATTTCTGGGCCGATCCGCAGGCACCTGTCCTGTATGATGGCACCAACATCGTAAAGTCGCGTACCGCCAATTCGGTGTTCGGCTTCAACAGTGGCGATTTCACCAAGAGCAAGACCGACAGCTTCGTCTATGCCCTGAACGGCAAATGGGACTTGGGTGATCGTGGCAAGATCGTCGGCGACATCGCCTATCAGACCAGCAAGGTGCAGACATCGTTCATCGCTATGCGCACGACGCGCGTAGCGGACACGATCAACGTCGATTTCAACGCGGGCGGCGGCATTCCGTCCTATCATTTCGGTGACGACAGCCTGTTGAACGATACCAGCATCTGGAACGTCGCCGAATTTTACGACAATGCCAATCGCGACAAGGGCAGCGCCATCACCGGCACGCTCGATGGCTATTATACCTGGGATGAAGGCTTCATCCGCCAGATCAAGGGCGGCATCCGCATCGACCAACGCCGGGCTTCCACCGCCCTGCGGACACAAGACCGGGGCGGGCCGCTCGTGGGGACCACCCTCGCGGGCCTGGGCGAAGATGCGGCCTTCACCAACAAGGATTTCTACCAAGGTCGCGCCGATGTGCCGACCAGCTGGACGCTGGCCAACGGCTATTGGTTGAACGCCAATGCCGATACGGTACGCGGCCTTTATGGGCTGGCTACGTCCGACCAATTGTCGTTGCAGAAGACCTTCGACATCGATGAAAGCACCATCGCCATGTATCTGCAGGCCGATGGCGAGATTTCGATCTTTGGCCGCCCGCTGAAATTGCAGGCTGGTGCGCGTTATGTGACTGTCGATACCGATTATAATTTCTTCGACCGCTATAATGCAGGGGCGCAGACCAGCGTCTCCTCCGGGTCCGATCGCTGGCTGCCGAGCTTCACTGCGCGCTATGAGATTTTCGACAATCTGCGCCTGCGCTTCAACTATGGCGAAACCCTGCGCCGCCCCAATTTCGGCGACATCAACCCCAATTATAATCTGACTGGCGATCTGACGAACCTGGGTTACGGCAGCGGCACGGCAGGCACGGCGGACCTCGCCCCCACCCATTCGAAGAATTTCGACGTGGCGGTAGAATGGTATTTCGACCGCAACAGCGCGATCACCGCGACGGCGTTCCGCCGCGAAATCCAGGGTCTGGTGGTACCGCTCACCATCCAGGAATTCATCCCCAACAACGGCATCGAAGCGGGCGCGACCAATAATTTCGCCATTACCCGGCCGGTCAACGCATCGGACGGCGTGCTCAAGGGCGTGGAACTGGGTCTGACCTACTTCCCCACCTATCTACCCGGTCCGCTCAACGGCCTTGGCTTTGTGGGCAGCGTGACAATCCTCGATTCCAAGCAGAATATTCCACAGTCGGACTCGGCGGGCAACATTGTCGGCCAGGCAACCTCATCCTTCTTCGGCGTGTCGGACCTCAGCTACAATGCGACGCTCGCCTATGATAACGGTCCGATTGGCGCGCGCCTGTCCTATATCTGGCGCAAGGAGTTCCTGGCGAACAACGAAGCGCGCCTGTTCGCCAACCCGATCGGCGTATGGCGCAACCCGGAAAAGAGCCTGGATCTCCAGCTGACCTGGAATGTCAACGATCGTCTGGGCATTACCTTCGACGCGGTGAACCTCACCAAGTCCAAGCAGCAAACCTATTATAAGTTCGAAGATGTAGGCGGGCCGGAACAGTTCAACCTCGGCACCACCCTGCTCTCGCGCACCTTCGCGCTGGGTGTCCGCTATACCTTCAAGTGA
- the arsH gene encoding arsenical resistance protein ArsH, with translation MSDTVPFAYLRPLADPDHLPALHPDYAHRRPAQGLGALDPPPRILLLYGSLRERSYSRLVVEESARLLQFFGCETRIFDPRDLPLPDQVAGDDHPAVHELRAHSLWSEGQIWCSPERHGQITGIMKTQVDHLPLAYKGLRPTQGRTLAVMQVSAGSQSFNSINTLRVLGRWMRMFTIPNQSSVAKAYEEFDDAGRMKPSPYYDRIVDVVEELVRFTVLLRPHAEQLVDRYSERKDRNEPVATHVEKAGLATSV, from the coding sequence ATGAGCGACACGGTGCCGTTCGCCTATCTCCGCCCGCTGGCCGATCCCGACCATCTGCCTGCGCTGCACCCGGATTACGCCCATCGCCGGCCCGCGCAGGGCCTGGGCGCTCTCGATCCGCCGCCGCGCATCCTGCTGCTCTACGGATCGCTGCGCGAGCGCTCCTATTCGCGGCTGGTGGTCGAGGAATCCGCGCGCCTGCTGCAATTTTTCGGCTGCGAAACGCGCATCTTCGATCCGCGCGACCTGCCGCTGCCCGATCAGGTGGCGGGCGACGATCATCCCGCCGTCCATGAACTGCGCGCCCATTCGCTATGGTCGGAAGGGCAGATCTGGTGCAGTCCCGAACGCCATGGCCAGATCACCGGCATCATGAAGACGCAGGTCGATCATCTGCCGCTGGCCTATAAGGGGCTGCGCCCGACACAGGGGCGCACCCTGGCGGTGATGCAGGTGTCGGCCGGATCGCAGTCCTTCAACAGCATCAACACGCTGCGCGTCCTTGGCCGATGGATGCGGATGTTCACCATCCCCAACCAGTCCTCCGTCGCCAAGGCCTATGAGGAGTTCGATGACGCCGGACGGATGAAGCCATCGCCCTATTATGACCGCATCGTCGATGTTGTGGAGGAACTGGTCCGCTTCACCGTCCTGCTGCGGCCCCATGCCGAGCAGTTGGTGGACCGTTATTCGGAGCGCAAGGACCGTAACGAACCTGTCGCCACCCATGTCGAAAAGGCCGGGCTGGCGACATCGGTCTGA
- the rpoN gene encoding RNA polymerase factor sigma-54 — protein sequence MVLGPRLDIRQSQSLVMTPQLQQAIKLLALSNLEIEAFVAGELEKNPLLESGGGDDSPPPADGIDRELERPTLAAETGASDDLIAQGLGGADSPLDVDHGADTFIDDGPGDRMASALGAGGGGMDAMTGGYGDEAPDFDSFAAPGASLQEHLMDQARAALSGVDLIVAAQLIGQISEAGYLEADLLQTAHAMGLPLVEVERVLGVIHSFDPTGIGARSLAECLALQAKEADRYDPCIARLLANLDLLAKGALPQLRRICGVDEEDMADMIRELRGYDPKPGLKFSSDRAAPVTPDLFVRPTAEGWSIEVNSATLPRVLVNRSYYVELATGKQDKNAKAWLADCLASANWLVKALDQRQKTIIKVASEIVRCQEDFFRKGVAHLKPLTLRTVADTIKMHESTVSRVTSNKYLSCPRGQYELKYFFTSGVSNAEGDGSVSAEAVKSHIKTLIMAEEPQAILSDDTLVELLRARGMDIARRTVAKYREAMGIGSSVQRRRQKALKGKAA from the coding sequence ATGGTGCTGGGTCCACGCCTCGACATTCGGCAGAGCCAGTCGCTCGTCATGACGCCGCAGTTGCAGCAGGCGATCAAGCTGCTGGCGCTGTCCAATCTGGAGATCGAGGCGTTCGTCGCGGGCGAACTGGAGAAAAATCCGCTGCTCGAATCGGGTGGCGGCGATGATAGTCCGCCGCCCGCCGACGGCATCGACCGCGAGCTTGAGCGCCCGACGCTGGCCGCCGAAACCGGCGCGAGCGACGATTTGATCGCGCAGGGGCTGGGCGGCGCGGACAGTCCGCTCGACGTCGATCATGGCGCGGATACGTTCATCGACGATGGCCCCGGCGACCGTATGGCGAGCGCGCTCGGCGCTGGTGGCGGCGGCATGGACGCGATGACGGGCGGCTATGGCGACGAAGCGCCGGATTTCGACAGTTTCGCGGCGCCCGGCGCCAGCCTGCAGGAACATCTGATGGATCAGGCGCGCGCGGCGCTATCGGGCGTGGACCTGATCGTCGCGGCGCAATTGATCGGCCAGATCAGCGAGGCGGGCTATCTGGAGGCGGACCTGTTGCAGACCGCCCATGCGATGGGCCTGCCGCTGGTCGAGGTCGAACGGGTGCTGGGCGTCATCCACAGCTTCGACCCGACCGGCATCGGCGCACGGTCGCTGGCCGAATGCCTGGCGCTGCAGGCCAAGGAAGCCGACCGCTACGACCCGTGCATCGCTCGCCTGCTCGCCAATCTCGACCTGCTGGCCAAGGGCGCGCTGCCCCAGTTGCGCCGCATCTGCGGGGTGGATGAGGAGGATATGGCCGACATGATCCGCGAATTGCGCGGCTATGACCCCAAGCCTGGCCTTAAATTTTCCAGCGACCGCGCTGCGCCGGTCACGCCCGACCTGTTCGTGCGGCCGACCGCCGAGGGGTGGAGCATTGAGGTCAACAGCGCCACCCTGCCCCGCGTGCTGGTCAACCGCAGCTATTATGTCGAACTGGCGACCGGCAAGCAGGACAAGAATGCCAAGGCGTGGCTGGCCGATTGCCTGGCCAGCGCCAATTGGCTGGTCAAGGCGCTCGACCAGCGGCAGAAGACCATCATCAAGGTCGCGAGCGAGATCGTCCGCTGCCAGGAGGATTTTTTCCGCAAGGGCGTGGCGCATTTGAAACCGCTGACGCTGCGCACCGTCGCCGACACGATCAAAATGCATGAATCGACCGTCAGCCGGGTGACATCGAACAAATATCTGTCCTGCCCGCGCGGGCAATATGAGCTGAAATATTTCTTCACCAGCGGCGTGTCGAACGCGGAAGGCGACGGCTCCGTCTCGGCCGAAGCGGTCAAGAGCCATATCAAGACGCTGATCATGGCCGAAGAGCCGCAGGCCATCCTGTCCGACGACACGCTGGTCGAGCTGTTGCGTGCGCGCGGCATGGACATAGCCCGCCGCACCGTCGCCAAATATCGCGAGGCGATGGGGATTGGATCGTCGGTGCAACGGCGGCGGCAGAAGGCGCTGAAGGGGAAGGCGGCCTGA
- a CDS encoding SulP family inorganic anion transporter, whose amino-acid sequence MLSIASLQREWLANPRADILAGIVVALALIPEAIGFSIIAGVDPRVGLYASFSIAVITALVGGRPGMISAATAAIAVLVLPLIRDHGVEYLFAATILMGIIQVVAGFLRLDMLMQYVSRSVITGFVNALAILIFIAQLPQLMGVTWVTYAMVAGGLAIIYLFPRLTKAVPSPLVAIVILTILSIYGALNVNTVGDMGELPSTLPAFLIPNVPLTLETLQIILPYSLTMAAVGLLESMMTAQIVDDLTDTGSDKRREMKGQGIANFATGFLGGMGGCAMIGQSVINVKSGGSTRLSTFVSGVFLLFLIVVLGPLVAQIPMPSLVAVMIMVSIGTFSWRSIKDLRTNPWQSSVVMVATVVIVVWTHDLAQGVLAGVILSGLFFASKVKRLFTVTSEISVDGNARTYRVAGQVFFASSDSFTSAFDYKEVLDRVVIDVTGAHFWDISAIGTLDKAILKFRREGTLVEVIGLNDASAAMVERYAIHDKPGADAQLGAH is encoded by the coding sequence ATGCTATCCATCGCCTCGCTGCAACGCGAATGGCTCGCCAATCCGCGCGCCGACATCCTCGCCGGGATCGTCGTCGCCCTGGCGCTGATCCCCGAAGCCATCGGCTTTTCGATCATCGCCGGTGTCGATCCGCGCGTCGGCCTCTACGCCTCCTTCTCCATCGCCGTGATCACCGCCCTTGTCGGTGGTCGCCCCGGCATGATCTCCGCCGCCACCGCCGCCATCGCGGTGCTGGTGCTGCCGCTGATCCGCGACCATGGCGTTGAATATCTGTTCGCCGCCACCATCCTGATGGGGATAATCCAGGTTGTCGCAGGCTTCCTGCGGCTCGACATGCTGATGCAATATGTGTCGCGCTCGGTGATCACCGGCTTCGTCAATGCGCTCGCGATCCTCATCTTCATCGCCCAATTGCCGCAGCTTATGGGCGTCACCTGGGTCACCTATGCGATGGTCGCGGGTGGCCTCGCCATCATCTACCTCTTTCCGCGCCTGACCAAAGCGGTGCCCTCGCCGCTGGTCGCGATCGTCATCCTGACGATCCTGTCCATCTATGGCGCGCTCAACGTCAACACGGTGGGCGATATGGGCGAACTGCCCTCGACCCTGCCGGCCTTCCTCATCCCCAACGTCCCGCTGACGCTGGAAACGCTCCAGATCATCCTGCCTTATTCGCTGACCATGGCGGCCGTCGGCCTGCTGGAATCGATGATGACGGCGCAGATCGTCGATGACCTGACCGACACCGGATCGGACAAGCGCCGTGAGATGAAGGGCCAGGGCATCGCCAATTTCGCAACCGGATTCCTCGGCGGCATGGGCGGCTGCGCGATGATCGGCCAGTCGGTCATCAACGTGAAGTCAGGCGGCTCAACCCGGCTGTCCACCTTCGTATCGGGCGTGTTTCTGCTATTCCTGATCGTGGTGCTTGGCCCACTGGTGGCCCAGATCCCGATGCCTTCGCTGGTCGCGGTGATGATCATGGTATCGATCGGCACGTTCAGTTGGCGCTCGATCAAGGATCTGCGGACCAATCCGTGGCAATCCTCGGTCGTCATGGTCGCCACCGTCGTCATCGTCGTGTGGACGCATGATCTGGCGCAGGGCGTGCTGGCGGGTGTCATCCTGTCGGGGCTGTTCTTCGCGAGCAAGGTCAAGCGGCTGTTCACGGTTACCTCCGAAATATCGGTCGATGGCAATGCGCGCACCTATCGCGTGGCGGGCCAGGTGTTCTTCGCGTCGTCGGACAGCTTCACCTCTGCCTTCGACTATAAGGAGGTTCTCGACCGTGTCGTGATCGACGTCACCGGCGCGCATTTCTGGGACATTTCGGCGATCGGCACGCTCGACAAGGCGATCCTGAAATTCCGTCGCGAAGGCACGCTGGTCGAGGTGATCGGCCTCAATGACGCCAGCGCCGCAATGGTCGAACGCTATGCCATTCACGACAAGCCGGGTGCGGACGCGCAACTCGGCGCGCATTGA